The genomic region CTGTGACGGCGAAGGTGATGCGCTGGTTATTCTGCGACCGGAGGACGAATTCTTCCGCCTTGTTGGAGGCGAACTTCAGCACCTCGTTTACCTGGCTGTCGATCCCGGTGACCAGGCGCCTGGCGTAGTTCTTGTGGAAGGCGACCGCCTCGGGGACCTTCCCCTGGCGCACGAGTTCGATGGTCCGGGCGCGCACCTGCTTCCACCTGTCCATCGAATCCCTGATCTGGTCGATCTTCCCCTTGTCCCCCAGAAATCGCTCCCTGACCAGGGCCAGGTCCCGGTAGACGATCCGTTCGCTTGTATCGATGTCGGCAAGAGAGGCTTCCAGGTCCTCCGGGTTCTTGGCGTAGAGCACCACGTCCTTCATGGACCTGTGTATCCTGACCACGTGGGCGTCGACCGACTGGATGGCGTTGGTCACGGTGAAGGGGTGCTCGTGGAACTCGGTCATCAGGTCCCCCTGGGCCTTCAGGTTTTTCAGGGAGAGCGCCCCGATCAGGACCAGGAACAGTACGATGGCGCCAAAGCCTGCGATGAGCCTGGAGCGTATGTTGAGATTGTTCAGCATGGAACCCCCGTTGGATGATTTCTTTACCGAATTCAAGTTCACCTAAGCCACCTCCTCGTGCACCAGCAGCCGCGGATCGGACATGATCTTTCCCAGGTCCAGCAGGGCGAGCCGCTCCGGCGAGATCCCCGCCACGAACTCCTCCCGGATCCCGGTGAAGGTCTCCGGCGTCGGCTTGAGCGACCCCTTTGCGAGCTGCCGCATCCCCACGATGCCGTCCGCGAGGATTCCGAACTCCATGCTGCCGTTACTGACCACTATGACCCGGTTCAGGTCGGAGAGGCCGATGGCGGGGAGGTCGAAGAAGCGCCGCAGGTCGACGATGGAAACGATGCGGCCGCGCAGGTTGATGACCCCCAGCACGAACGGGGGGGTGCAAAAAAGCGGGGTGAAGTCGCCAAGCGGCAGCGTCTCCAGGACGAAAGAGGTCTCTACCGCGTAGCATTCGCCGGAAAGGACGAAGACAAGGAGGTCGAGGGTTTCGCCCGCGTCCCGGTCCGCTTCCCTTCTCTGCGCCAGAAGGCGTGCGCGCTCAAGGAGGATCGCCTGCTCCTTTTCCGGGGCGATGGCGCCGGCGCTCGCTGCGGAAAAGGCCGCCTCCTGGCGCCGGACCAGGTCCTTCCAGTCTATCTTGCAGGCTGCCATGGCTGTTTCTCCTTAACTCATCTAGACTCTTTGGCCCGGTTGCGCCCCGGCAGGCGGCCAGGCGATGTCCCTGATCAGCTGCATCAGCCTCCCCGCGGTCATCCCCTCGGCTTCAGGGAGCACCTCGTGGGGGTCGCGCTGCTGCAAAAGGCGCAGCGCGTTGGCGAAGCTCTGCTCGGCCTCTTTCTGTTCGCCGCGCTGCCGGCATAGGTTTCCCAGGGCAAACCAGGCGAGCAGAAAGTCGTGGTCGATGTAAAGCGCCTTTCTCAGCGCTCCCGCCGCCCCCTCCGCATCCCCAAGCTGCTCCAGGATGATGGACAAAAGGTAATGGTTGGGGGCGTTCAGCCGGTCCAGCGCGAGGGCTGCTTCACAGCATTCGCGCGCCGGCCCGAAAAGCCCGATGTCCGCGAAGGCGCGCGCCGCAAGCGCCAGCGCTTCCCCCTGTTCCGCACCCGCCGGGGCTAGCATCGCCGTCTGCGCCGCTTCCCGGTAGCGGCCGGCACGGTAAAGCGCCCGCGCCCGATGAAGCGGTGTCTTTGCTTCGGCCGCTTCCCCGGCTTCGGCTGTGGCGGTCTCTCTTTCCGGTTCCTCCTCGGGGTAAAGCGGGGAGGGGGGCACGAAAGCCCCGGATGCAGGAGCAGGTTGCGCCGGTGCCGGGATGGCGGGTGGCGCGGCAAATTCCGCCGGTCGCAACGGCTTCCTTTTATGCAGCACCAGGGCCCCGTCGCAGTGCAGGCAGGTGAACCCTTCCAGCGACTGGTGGTCCACCTCCGTCGGCCCGAGAAAGAGCCAGCCGTCGTCGTTTAGCGCCGCGTGCAGCCTCGCGACCGTCTCCCGGATCTGCTGGTCCTGAAAGTACAGCATCACGTTGCGGCAGAAGATGAAGTCCATCCCCTGGGCCAGGGACCAGGTCTCCTCGCCCGCGTCCACGAGGTTCAGGTGCTCGAAGCGCACCATGTCGCGTATATGCCGTGCGATCCGGAAGTTGCCGTCCGCAAGCGGGGTGAAGTACCCCATGAGCCAATCGGGGGCGTTTCTAAAGGACCATTTGCTGTAGATTCCGCTACGGGCCCGCTTGAGCGCCTGCGGGTTGATGTCGGTCCCGAGCAGGGTCACCTTCCAGTCGGCCAGGTCGGCAAGGGCGCGGGTCAGGATGATGGCGATGGAGTAGGGCTCCTCCCCGGAGGAGCAGCCGGCGCTCCAGATCCTGATGGTTTTCTCCTCCCCCCTCGCCGCCAAAAGCTTCGGGAGCAACTGCTGCTCGAAGGCCCTGTAGCTTCTGGGATCCCTGAGGAAGTAGGTCTCGCCGATGGTGAGCGCCAGGGCCAGCGCCTTGGTCTGCTCCTTGGAGAGGGGCTGCGCCATGAGCCGGAGCAGGTAGCTGTCCAGATCCTGGCAACCTGCGCCCTCGGCCAGCGGCGCCATCTTCCGGGCCAACTCAGCGAGACGCTCGGGTGGAAAGTGCAGCCCGAGTTTTTTGGAGACCAGATCGGCGAATTTCTTGAGCGCGTGGCGCTCATGCGCGCTCACGCGAGCGCCTCTGCTATCTGCAGCTCTTCATCGGGGAAGAGCAGGGTATCGAGGTCGTGGATCAGCACCAGCCCGTCGGCATGGCGGGTCACTCCGCAGAGATGGCCGGTCCCAGGGACGATGGCTTCGGGCTTCACCACGGCTTCCGGGGACAGTCGCACTACCTCGTGGGTGCTGTCCACGGCGAGCGCCACCGGGAACTTCGCGGTGCGGGCGACGAGGAACTGGTCGTCGCATCCGATGGGGCGCTCCGGCAGGCGAAAGCGTTTCCTTAAGTTGATGACGGGAATTATCTCCCCCTGAAGGTCCAGGACACCCAGTACGATTTCTGGGGCCTTGGGTAGGGGAGTGAGGGCCGCAGCGCGGACTACCCGGTCCACGGCGGCAAGCGGCAGCGCGTAGCGCTGACCGTCTAAGGCAAAGATGAGCAGGTGAGTTGGATCGATCGTTTCCTCCATTAAAAGCACAACATGACGCCGCCCATTAATTTACCTCGTCAACGCGCCCTATTCAAGTCGTTAAATGCGCCACTGGCCTGTGATTGCGGTTTTTTTTGCGGTGTGGGGGCTTCTGCGCCCGCCATCGGCACATTGCCGCATGCGCCGGGTGGAAACGCAGCTCTAGAAGCGGCCGGAAAACCTCCCTTTTCGGGTCGGCTTGCAAATGGAAGTGTCATGGATAGTATTTGTGCTGCTTAATAGATCAACGGTTGTTTTTTCACACGTTGAGGGGGCGCGAAGCTCCATGGAGGCAAGAAGAAAAAACGGCGCGAAGGAGGAACCCGGATGCATGAGATCGGTGACATGATCGCGGCAAGAGTCAAGGAAGCCCTCCCCGAAGCGAAGGTCGTCTGGGAAAGGGAACCTCCCCCCGGGGGGCTCCGTGGAGGGGTTCTGAGCGCGGAGCTGAAAAACAGGAAGTTGACCATGCAGTTCGAGGGGCCGGCGCACGAGGTGGCGGCCGAGAACCTGGAACCGTCCCTGGTGGAGCAGGTGGTCGACGATTTCCTCGACTTCTTCGCCAGGTCGATCTATCCCAAAGAGAAGTTCACCAGGATCATCTAGGGGGCGCGGTTCTGAGCCTCTCGGCGTAGGCCTCAACCGAGGGGAGGAAGCCCCGGAAATCCTCTTGCAATGTGAGGTAGTGGCGGGTAAGCTCCTCTCCGCCCCCGGAAAGCGGGTTGGACCTGGTGATCCTCCGGGACATGCGCGAGAGGGCTTTCCCCACTCCTTCCACGCTCAGGTACGAAGGGATCAGCTCCTCGAAGATGACCGGAACGAGGTCCCTAAGCCGCTCGGGAAGGTGGCGGCGGTTTTGCTCCACGGCGAGCCTTGCCCGCTCAAGGTAGCGCGGCAGCGGCTCCGCCGTCAGGCTCTCCCAGCCAGCGGCCAGGAAGTGATCGTAGTAGAGGTCGACCAGGATGCCGCGGTAGAGCCCGAAATGGGGCGAGAGGGTCTGCCTGCTGCGGGTGAAATGGAAGTCGTCCTGGGCGAAGGAGTCGATGCGCCGGTGCAGCTGGATGCCGCGGGCGAGGGGAGGGGGGAAGCGTCCATCCAGCGGCCCCTTTACGAAGTCGCCCATGAAGTTCCCGGTGAGGATGCCGGGATCGTCCCCGGAAAGGTAGAGGTGGAACAGGTAGTTCATGGCTTTGCATGATAACAGAAACGAAAGCGCCAGGGGGGCGAAAAGATGCTGGGAACCCTTACCGGCGACATAGTCGGCTCCATCTACGAATGGAACAACATCAAGACCACGGAGTTTCCCCTGTTCCAGGAGCAGTGCCGCTTCACCGACGACTCGGTGCTGACGGTGGCGCTCGCCGAGGCGATCCTGACCGGCGAGGCGTACGCACAGGTGATGAGGCGTTATTGCCGCCGCTATCCGGACGCCGGGTACGGCAGGAATTTCCTCAACTGGGCGCAAAGCGACGACGCCCCCGCCTACTATAGCTATGGCAACGGCTCCGCCATGCGCATAAGCCCCGCCGGCTGGGCCTTCGACGACCTGGAACAGGTGCTGGAAAAGGCGAAGGAGTACAGCGCGGTAACCCACGACCACCCCGAAGGTGTGAAGGGGGCGCAGGCGACTGCCGCTGCGGTCTATCTCGCGCGCACGGGCGCGACGAAACGGGAGATCGCGGCCTTCGTGGCCGGGCGCTTCGGCTACGACCTTTCGCGCAGCTGCGACGAGATCCGCCCGGGGTACAGTTTCGACGTTTCCTGCCAGGGGACGGTGCCGCAGGCCCTGACCGCTTTCCTGGAATCCACCGACTTCGAGAGCGCCATCCGGCTCGCCATCTCGCTCGGCGGCGACTCCGACACGCTCGCCGCCATCACAGGCGGCGTGGCCCAGGCCTACTACGGCGGGGTGCCCGCAGCCATCGCCCGCGAAACGCTGCGCTTTCTAGACGAGCCTTTGCGCAAGGTGACCCTGGAGTTCGAGGCGCGCTTTGTTTCGGGGAGGGGCGAACAAAAAAGGGGACAGGCTACCGTCTAGAAAAGTAGTCTGTCCCCTTTTGCTCTCACCCTTCATGAAGGGCTCTACGCTCCGGCTTTTTCCCGCTCCCATTTCTGCACGGCAGACCGGTAGTCGTCCTGCATCTCGTCCCTTATCAGGTACGTCGGCATGGCTTCGATCGAAGCTTCCTCGCCGTCGCTTTCCGA from Citrifermentans bremense harbors:
- a CDS encoding acyl carrier protein phosphodiesterase, whose translation is MNYLFHLYLSGDDPGILTGNFMGDFVKGPLDGRFPPPLARGIQLHRRIDSFAQDDFHFTRSRQTLSPHFGLYRGILVDLYYDHFLAAGWESLTAEPLPRYLERARLAVEQNRRHLPERLRDLVPVIFEELIPSYLSVEGVGKALSRMSRRITRSNPLSGGGEELTRHYLTLQEDFRGFLPSVEAYAERLRTAPPR
- a CDS encoding ADP-ribosylglycohydrolase family protein; protein product: MLGTLTGDIVGSIYEWNNIKTTEFPLFQEQCRFTDDSVLTVALAEAILTGEAYAQVMRRYCRRYPDAGYGRNFLNWAQSDDAPAYYSYGNGSAMRISPAGWAFDDLEQVLEKAKEYSAVTHDHPEGVKGAQATAAAVYLARTGATKREIAAFVAGRFGYDLSRSCDEIRPGYSFDVSCQGTVPQALTAFLESTDFESAIRLAISLGGDSDTLAAITGGVAQAYYGGVPAAIARETLRFLDEPLRKVTLEFEARFVSGRGEQKRGQATV
- a CDS encoding CheR family methyltransferase, producing the protein MSAHERHALKKFADLVSKKLGLHFPPERLAELARKMAPLAEGAGCQDLDSYLLRLMAQPLSKEQTKALALALTIGETYFLRDPRSYRAFEQQLLPKLLAARGEEKTIRIWSAGCSSGEEPYSIAIILTRALADLADWKVTLLGTDINPQALKRARSGIYSKWSFRNAPDWLMGYFTPLADGNFRIARHIRDMVRFEHLNLVDAGEETWSLAQGMDFIFCRNVMLYFQDQQIRETVARLHAALNDDGWLFLGPTEVDHQSLEGFTCLHCDGALVLHKRKPLRPAEFAAPPAIPAPAQPAPASGAFVPPSPLYPEEEPERETATAEAGEAAEAKTPLHRARALYRAGRYREAAQTAMLAPAGAEQGEALALAARAFADIGLFGPARECCEAALALDRLNAPNHYLLSIILEQLGDAEGAAGALRKALYIDHDFLLAWFALGNLCRQRGEQKEAEQSFANALRLLQQRDPHEVLPEAEGMTAGRLMQLIRDIAWPPAGAQPGQRV
- a CDS encoding chemotaxis protein CheW; protein product: MAACKIDWKDLVRRQEAAFSAASAGAIAPEKEQAILLERARLLAQRREADRDAGETLDLLVFVLSGECYAVETSFVLETLPLGDFTPLFCTPPFVLGVINLRGRIVSIVDLRRFFDLPAIGLSDLNRVIVVSNGSMEFGILADGIVGMRQLAKGSLKPTPETFTGIREEFVAGISPERLALLDLGKIMSDPRLLVHEEVA
- a CDS encoding chemotaxis protein CheW, translated to MEETIDPTHLLIFALDGQRYALPLAAVDRVVRAAALTPLPKAPEIVLGVLDLQGEIIPVINLRKRFRLPERPIGCDDQFLVARTAKFPVALAVDSTHEVVRLSPEAVVKPEAIVPGTGHLCGVTRHADGLVLIHDLDTLLFPDEELQIAEALA